DNA sequence from the Desulfobulbaceae bacterium genome:
GGCGTTGTTGATCTCATGGGAGATACCCCCAAGCAGTTGTCCCAAGGCCGCCATTTTTTCGGATTGAATTAACTGGTCCTGGCTCTGCTGTAGATCAGCGACGGTCTTGCCCAACTCCGCGTTCAACCGTTCCAGAGTTATTTTCTGCTGCTCAAGTGCCGTATTGCTCAGTGAAAGTTCCACCGTTCGCTCCTGGATCTTTTTTTCGAGGTTATCCTTTAACTCTGATATTGTCCGGTAGGACTCCTGGATGATGTTAATCATCTCAGAAAAATCGCCCAACAATTCAGCCTGTTCATTTTCAATAGTATTGGCGCCCCTGTGTTTTACAATTTCCCGGGCTAATATTTTTAAAGGTTTAGTCAACCTTTTGACAAACTGCAAGAGACACAAACTGCTGAACAGGACGATCATAAGGGTAGCAATTAAATTCTGTTGTAAAATGTTCCAGATCTTGGACGTCATCTCTTCGGTGCTGAACAACACAACAACATAGCCAATCGGTTCACGATCCCTGTGCTGCTGAATATCCAGGCCAGCAGCACCCAGAAACATATCATCCTCACTTACGGTTTGACCGGCAAGAATAGCCTGACCAAAGACAATCGCACCATGCTCAGGATAGAGGTTCACTGCCGCCCCCCCATGGCCCAACATCTGTTCAGACAGCGTCCGGCTTGAGAACAAGGCCTCGTATTCTGCCGCATCGCTGCCCAAACTCACTAAGGCGGTTCCCTCCCAGTCATAAATAACTAATTTTTTACAGTCATGCTCCTGATAAACAACACCAGCTGGCCCTTCTAAATCCTTTTTAATGCCGGTAAAAACACCAAGCCGGCTGCTGCCGGCCAGCAGTCTAGTCAAGCTTTGTCCACGAGCCACAAGATCATTGTGGAACTCTTGCCGAACCTTGCTTAAAAAATAATAATTCAGCGCCAGGGCAGTACCAAGTGTTGAAAGGACAAACACTATGATCAGTTTTAACGTAAAGCTCTGCCTTATAAAGTTAAATAATGAGTGCTTCATGGCTTCCCTTCTCCATTCTGAAAGCCAGCATTACCGGCAGCTTCAAAACCGAGTTTATTTAGAATACGTGAATTAGTCTCTACAGTCAGTGTTTGACTAGCTTCCGGGGGTATTTGGTCAATAGTTTCACCAGCCAAAAGCCGAAGAACCATCTGCCCAGCCTGTTCACCCATAGCGGTCGGAGTTGAATAGAGTGCCAAAGCGGCCCCGTGCTTTAAGTATTGGGGGGCGAAGGCAATTAGCGGCTTTCTGCTGTTCAGGGAGTAGAGTGAAAAGATATCCAGATTTTCGGCAGTCAGTACCGTTGTATCCGGTACCAGAAGCAGCGCCTCAACAGAGGGGCCTATTCGGGT
Encoded proteins:
- a CDS encoding sensor histidine kinase — its product is MKHSLFNFIRQSFTLKLIIVFVLSTLGTALALNYYFLSKVRQEFHNDLVARGQSLTRLLAGSSRLGVFTGIKKDLEGPAGVVYQEHDCKKLVIYDWEGTALVSLGSDAAEYEALFSSRTLSEQMLGHGGAAVNLYPEHGAIVFGQAILAGQTVSEDDMFLGAAGLDIQQHRDREPIGYVVVLFSTEEMTSKIWNILQQNLIATLMIVLFSSLCLLQFVKRLTKPLKILAREIVKHRGANTIENEQAELLGDFSEMINIIQESYRTISELKDNLEKKIQERTVELSLSNTALEQQKITLERLNAELGKTVADLQQSQDQLIQSEKMAALGQLLGGISHEINNALNFITGALPLLDRNLRSISAPSQTGDLTLERQDAQKFKAQNRTLLDNIMEGVRRISGLTNNLRVFGYTNPEDFSRSDIHPGLAACIGIVRSKYGKHIEIKEEFAQNLPEITCNIGQLNQVFMNLLLNAAQSIHEQGTITVKTSFVNNQLLVTFCDTGEGISAERLGRVFDPFYTTKKIGEGTGLGLSISYTIIHRHGGKIDIDSKPGEGTTFEITLPIICAQLSSESCEWNLNSGELNG